gtaagccttagacagtattagccagttctacatatgaagaggacacagccctgagggtcgggaaggtgtaaattagaacaaagacagggttgtgaataaggGCAATGAGATGAtaacaccaacaggataccccctggtcctccaagtgtacagaaacagcacgtaggcaggcaggatttcctaaagccaaacctctccaggaggcagaagaatgtaaggttgggtgagccccagtgtatgtgtgtattcccatcccatggtaaggggaagcacccaactttgcattgttttttaataaatgttctttgttctcaatttttgtctcgagcaatttctgtgaaggtacatctatttctaacaccCTCAAGGATGAGTGGATCGGGCCATCTGAATCCACCAACGTGGTGCTACAAGGCGACCGGGAAGCCTCAAGCTCAGGACGCTCGCCATCCCACCTCCGACACCATGCTTGTCAATGTGATGGTAATCAAGAACCATTTACTCCCAGCTACAGGAAGTGGGGCTTCTGTACAGGTGGCCATCCCACGCTTGGACTACGTTAAACTCCAGCCCCAACAAACTGGAGCTCGCGTGTGCGCGCTACCGGGAGTACAGTGGCTGCCACGCAATTGCAGCGGGTGCTGAGCGACTGTTCAACGGgtgttctccctatttctggtgccctgttgcGGGTCCTTTGCTTCCCCAAGGGCTGCAacccagagacagagagaggggaagagagaaaaaggcagagagtgtgagagaggggtgagagaaatagagaaggaagggagagggggtgtgtgagtgtgtgtgagggggagagagagtgtgggagagatcccacccacactggttccACAAGTCTCCATTTCTACCCACGGGAAAGTCGTTCCCTGTGGGGAGAAGTGGAGAGGGGGGGTTCACAGAAGGTGTGTGTGAGTTTTGGATCCCAGGGGTGAGAGGTGAAGCAGCGGACACAGAGGCAGCGGTGAATAAAGCGGTTTTATTCCACTGTAACGCCACACACATCAGCTCAGTAGACACAGGTGCGGTTCCTCCTGACGGGGCTCCCCCGCGCCAGGCTCGACATTGACCGATGGACGCTGTCCTTAAGGGAGTTCGGAGGCACCTCCAGCTGCACCATCTCCAGACTCAGGTCCCACAGAGACTTGGCCGTGCAATCATCCTGCCCGGAGTGggacacttccaccactctgcaGTCACTGGGGagtggggaggaaggggaaggggaggggagagggaagagagatgggggggggagatgcaggagaaaggggagagagagagagtgggggagagagagaaggggaatggggaaaggaggaagaggggggaaggagggagagagtagAGGGGGAGACAGTTATAAAGTTTTGAAATTGACCCTCTCATTCCTGGGTTAGCTGATGTTCGCTCTTCCCTGGATATGAcagtggctggacgggagaagccagagagcagtggtggacgatgcttctcagactggaggcttgtggggtccctcagggatcggtgctgtgaCCATTGTTGTGTGTCATcgttatcaatgatctggatgataatttgataaactggatcagcaagttcacagatgacactAGGATTGGATGTGttgaggagagagaggaaggttttcaaagtttgcagagggatctggaccagctgaaaaacggttgatggaatttaatgcagacaagtgtgaggtgctgcattttggaaggacaaaccaagaaaggacgtccatggtaaatggtcaggcactgaggagtggggtagaatagagggatctggaaattcagatacataattccctgaaagtgtcatcacaggtggacagagttgtaaagagagcttttggcacattggccttcataaatcaaacttttgagtacaggagttgggatgttatggtaaagttatggtaagacattgatgaggctaaatttggagtattgtgtgcagttttggtcactgaaccacaggaaagatctcaataagatagagagagtgcagagatttactaggatgttgcctggatttcaggaactgagttacagggaagggttaaacaggtgaggactttattccctggagcacagaagaatgaggggagatttgatagaggtgtttaaaatgatgagggggacagacagagtaaatgtaggtcagcttttcccaatgagggaaggtgagatccaaaccagaggacatgggttaagagtgaaaggggaatctgacagatgttttcgctgtaaaaaggaaatgggaacaacaattcatgcaatatggacatgtgagaaagtgaaaaaattttgggaagatctaaaacagatattaaataaaatcacaaaaagtaatataccaaaaagcccagagatcttcctcctaagtaacataaaaaacaaagaattttaacttgatttggatggtgcacaaaagagatttgttatgatagccctagctgtagcaaaaaaatgtattatgtcagcctggaaattagaagataacttgagaatacaacaatggtatatagaaatgaataaatgtattccattagaaaaaataacataatttaagaaataacattacaatatttgaacaaatatgggagccatatatgaaacataatagagaaaacctactggggacatctaccacctaaaatgacagaaggagaagggaatgaaaagaattgactcagtggaatatcttgtttatttttattgaggttcaacattgtttgactggtttaatgtatcttattttctgaactttaaatgaatgggaggggaggtagggagggagggaggggaggagggatgggggggtgaaaacgacactgtatatgttcaagagggaaaatgtatgtatcaatgtggtttatagtgtgaaaaataaaaaaattaaaaaatttaaaaaaagtgaaaggggagaagtttagggggaatgtcttcatccagagagtggtaggggtgtggaacgagctgaggtggtgaatgggggctcaatgttaacaatgaagagaaatttggataggtccatggatgggagggcatggagggctatggactgggtgcaggtcagtgggacagggcagaaaaatggttcagcacagactagaagggctgaagggtgcTGTAATGTTGTGTGGTCACCTATGGGAAAAGGAGATGGAAAGAGACTGGGGTGGGAAAACCTGCAGGATCCTGACCCTGACAGCCTCACCTGAAGTACTGCCCCGTCACCTTCTCCAGTCCTGGGGCCACAGCACAGTGGATGGTGGTCTGTGCCCCCTGCCTTGGGCTCTTCAGGCAGAAGTAGAAGGGAGCCACCAGCAGGCGAACCCAGAGAGGCTGCTGACATATCAGGGACCTCATTGCATCCGTCCAGACCACGCCAGGGTGAACTGCGTTTACTGTCACTCCAGTCCCTGGGATCAAGCAAGGCCTGTCAGGCAGGACACTCTTCAAGAGGTTGGAGCTCCCTTGTCCCCTGACCTGACACACAAtcctggggtgggacacagaatgaatctccctccccccatcctgtCACACACACCTGGGGTGGACACAGAGAGAAACTCCCTCATATCCCAACCtgacacacactcctggggtgggacacagagtgaagctccctcagcccCAACCTGACACAAACTCCCAGGGTGGGAtgcagaatgaagctccctctccccctgtcccatcacacactcccggagtgggacacaaagtgaagctccctctccccctgtcccgtcacactcccggagtaggacacagagtgaagtttgcTCAACCCCCAGTCCCGTGGCAAGGCACCTCTTCCTGGCTGATCTATCCTCACCCTCTGGACCTTATaccactcccaccccaccccccccccccccacagcgccACCTTGCATCTGTTCAGCCAGCTCTCGTGTGAACAGGACATTGGCCAACTTGCTGGTGCAGTGGGCGAGCACAGGGTCATAGTTCTCCATCAGGTTAATGTCGTTGAAGCGTATCTTCCCTGTGGGACAGATGGGAAATGGGGAAGGGATgggaagaggtgggggagggggtggggagtgagATGAACGTGGAGATCCCTCTCCTCTcccatcccctcctctccctcccatcccatccccgtctttcccttcccctcacccactccctcattccttcctccctcccctccttcccccactccctatccctccctccctccctccccctccttcctccctacacctccttccattcccctcccacccccacccccaccccctctcctctcatCCCTACCCCCCTCACCGATGGCATGGGCCCGACTGGCTACGTTGATCACTCTGCTTGGTGCACTGCACTTCAGCCCATCTAACAGCAGGAGGGTGAGCAGGAAGTGGCCGAAGTGGTTCACCCCCATCTGCAACTCCAACCCGTCCTCCGTGACCTGCCTCGGCCCAATGGGAGCTCCTGGGGGTAGGGGTGAGGAGCACAGAGGGCAGAGAGGTGGGTAACAGTGAGGAACACAGAGCATtactcatccccctcccctcactgcccccttcccttcccctctccactaCCACCATCCCCCTCACTCCCctacccctctctccttccccctccccctctgctctATCCTTTTCCCCTTCACTCCCTTCctactctctcctccctctctcccctcgcctgtcccctccccctctccccttcactcctctcccctccccactaccCCCTTGCCCTCTCCCCTACCCTGTCTCAcctccttccccttctcctgttcctcccccttccctcccaatccccttccccctcccattcccttctcaccctctccactccccctcctcccaccccctctgCCACGGACCTGCGTTGTTCACCAGCACATCCAGCCGCCCCTCCCTATGTGACATCTCTTCGGCGAAGCAgcggatggaggtgagggaggcgAGGTCAAGGTGGGTCACCACTACCTCCTGGTTCCCTGTGCCCTCACGCAGCTCCCGGGCAACTTGCTTGCCACGCACCTCATCTCGGCACGCCAGGATCACCCGCGCTCCTGTGGGGAgcaggaagggagagggagagagaggaagtgagatgGGGAGaaaggtgggagagaaaggggtgagagaatggggagagatggTGTgagccggagagagagagagagagaggagggagaaaggggggagagaaggagaaagaggggggagagagagggggaaaatgggaaagagaaggggagggggaatgagggggagagatgggagagtgggggggtgaagggagagggaggagagagatggtgagaggggagagaaaggaaggagggggagagatgggagaggggagagagggtttCTTTGTAAATTTCAGTGAGTGGGAGGTGAAGACAAGGGGGAGGAGTCTGTGAGGGTGAGGGAAAGGGTGTGGGGACATGAGGGGAGTGACAAGAGGGGACAgagggtgagaggggagggggtcgCTCTTGCCCACCTCTCTGGGCCAATTCTCGGGCTGTCTCTTTCCCGATGCCGCTGCCTCCTCCAGTGATGACCACGGTTTTCCCGTCCATCCGAGTTGTGCACCGGCAGGAGCCACCCGATGTCCACTTCCTCAGGACCAGGAGGCTTGTGCCTGGGAACGAGGGGGGAGTCAGCCATGGTTATCACTGccctctgcatctcgtttcccttCCTGGTCTTTCTTCTCCATTCTCTAactcccttcccctcttcccctgcctgttctctctttccctctccattccctcttccccctcccttcctctccccttcccccttccgcATTGCCCATCCCCTTCCCAATCCTCTTCCGCTGCCCGTTTCCTCTTCcactttcccttctccttccacattcccctttctcctccctgttcctccttctcctgcCAATTCCCCCATCCCCTGCCCATTCCCTCCATTCCAACTTACCCTTTTGCTCCCCTTCCTCTTCCTGTTCCTTCCCCTTCTCGTTCTCCCATctcctccctgttctccctcctgcctgttccccatcctgccttttcctcctttcccttcctgttctccctttccctccattccctcttccccttcccccttccaatttccccattccccttcctcttcctttcccccTTCATCACCCATTCCTCCTTCCCCTACCATTTTCCTCTTCCCCTTCCACTCCCCATTTCCCCTTCCATGTTCTCTATCCCTTTCCTCCTTCTCCTGCCCGTTCCCTCTTCCCCTTTCACATTCCCCTTCCACGTTCCCCAACCCCCTTTCTCTACCCattccctcttcccctctccttcccgaaTAGAGAGCCCTGCGATTGTAGGCCCAGAAAGGGGGAGCCTAGGACCCTGGCGCCCCAGATGCCCTCACCAGCCAGACCCAGGCCGGCAATGATGTACAGGTGCCGGGACAGGGTCCGGAAGGCTTTGGCGAGGCAGCGGGTGGGCAGGACGACCGAGAAGCCAGGATCGAAGGCCAGAATCCAAGTCATGGTGTCATGCTGAGGGCCCAGTAACCCCTGACCCAGGCTGTAACTGAGGCAACcgttccctccccctctccccacagcaacCGTTCCTACCCCTCCCCCACAGCAATCAGCCCCTCCCCATGGCAACTGGCCCCCATTGATGACCAGGCATGACATCACAGCAGCAGGGATAGTGGAGATGGAGACCTACGTCACTCTGTAGTGCTCCCTCAGCGAGGAGCTCCCTCACCACCCTTCACTCAGCAAAGagctccctcaccacccctccctcagctccctgtctttgtaactccctctggtcccttacacccctcactgtctctgtaacatcctccggtcccctacacccctccataTCTCTGTAAACTCCTCCGGTCCCTACACCTCTGCCTGTCTGTGTAACCCCTCggtcccctacatccctccctgtctctgtaaccccctccggtcccctacacttcTCCGTGTCTCTGTAACAGTAACAGGTGAAAtgtttcccaccattgagaacatctacagggaacactgcccttggagagcagaagcaatcatcaaggatccacatcacccagcatacactctgttctcgctgctgccatcaggaaagaggtgtaggggccacaagacttgcaccaccaggttcaggaacagcttctccctctccaccatcagactcctcaacgacaaactcaatcagggactcatttaaggcctcttacttgtgcactttatggatttttttctctctgtattgcactgtttgttcacatttctttatgtgtttacacgtgtacattgtgcagttttttgtggtaattctgtctcgctcgcaggaaaacgaatctcagggttgtatgtgatgtcaggtacatactttgacaataaatctgacatctgtAATCctatcagcaacaacgatgagttgcgctacagagaggaggtggaaaatctcatgaaatggtatgAGGGTAACAACGTGAGTCTCAAGGAgacgatcatggacttcaggaggggcaggaacaaccaccctccactattcatcaacatctctgtagtggagagcaccaagttccttggaatttacTGAACCAGTGGCCTGTTGTTGACCATCAACATCTCCTCAGTTGTCAGGAAGGcactgtagtgcacgtcgaaagaaccaaagacttgttgatccaaaccaaggcttttattaactaaaagactggagcatatcacaagtaggtcgaccagtccagaatgacctggtctggctaggagcaatcctttaagacctgccagtaggtgtggctacacactcagccaatcacagtcatcctacatcccatctgtacatatgtacatatacacattggtgataaaatctgtactatcacaggctcCACAGGGGCCGcacttcctgagatgactgaagcaggcaaggctgccggccaccattatgtcaatcttgaaaaggagctctatcgagtgtgtcctggtcggctgcatcacaataCGGGTACGgttaatgcagagaaatggatcggaggtcaattcacaggaccataagagtggcaaggatcactggagtctctccgcccccccccacccccacattaacgcgatctaccaggatcgttgtccgaAGAGTGCACACAAAACCACTGAGGATGCTTCCATcctgcacatggcatctttcagctgctcccatcagggaagagatccaggagatCAGAGCCAGTATCTCCagattgaggaacagcttctccccatggGGCAGTGATAATGCTGAAGAACCaactatccgagactctcatattcacaaaacatttatttatttgtatagatgaaattttaaaaacatagaacatacctagtcccactgacctgcccagtccatagccctccatacccctcccatccatgtatccatccatatTCCttgtaaatgttaaaactgagttccattcaccacctcagctggttccacactcccaccactctctgagtgaagaggttctccctaatgttccccttaaacttttcccctttcacccttaacccatatcctctggtttatatctcaccgaccctcagtggaaaaagccgacctacatttactctgtctgtccccctcataattttaaatatctcaatcgaatctccccccacccccccccattcttctacgcttcatggaataaagtccgaacctgtttaacctttccttgtaactcagttcctgaagtctgggcaacatcctagtaaatgttctctgcatctttctaacttattgagatctttcctgtaactcggtgaccaaaactgcacacaattctccaaatttggcttcaccaatgtcttatacaactttaccataacatcccagctcctgtactcaatactttgatttatgaaggccaatgtgccaaaagctctctttacaatcctgtccacctgtgactccactttcaaagaattatgtatctgtattcccagattcctctgttctaccacactcctcattgCCCAAACGTTCACCATggacatcctttcttggtttgtccttctgaaatgcaacacttcacaattatttgtatagataaaatacttgtcctgcatatgtatgtgggttatgtctggttgtgtttctgtgtgttttgcaccgagaaccagagaatgctgttttgtcgggttgacTTGAGGGTTAATGAAGTGTTCACAAATCCCCCCGTGGACGTGCTCTGTGTGGGAGTCAAAACACattgtaaatgctggaggaactcagctggtcacacagtgtccatagTTGGTAAAGATATAATGCCGATGGTGGCATGTTGCCGTACGGAAGGatttgggagtgtttgtgcaggAATCATAGACGgtcggtttgcaggtgcagcgggCTGTCGAGAAGGCCAATGTTCCATTGGCCCCTCATTGCAGGAGGGGCTGAGTTTAGGAGCAGGAAggatctgctgcaactgtacaaggtaccggTGAGGCCG
This genomic window from Narcine bancroftii isolate sNarBan1 chromosome 3, sNarBan1.hap1, whole genome shotgun sequence contains:
- the LOC138758222 gene encoding retinol dehydrogenase 12-like isoform X1; the encoded protein is MTWILAFDPGFSVVLPTRCLAKAFRTLSRHLYIIAGLGLAGTSLLVLRKWTSGGSCRCTTRMDGKTVVITGGGSGIGKETARELAQRGARVILACRDEVRGKQVARELREGTGNQEVVVTHLDLASLTSIRCFAEEMSHREGRLDVLVNNAGAPIGPRQVTEDGLELQMGVNHFGHFLLTLLLLDGLKCSAPSRVINVASRAHAIGKIRFNDINLMENYDPVLAHCTSKLANVLFTRELAEQMQGTGVTVNAVHPGVVWTDAMRSLICQQPLWVRLLVAPFYFCLKSPRQGAQTTIHCAVAPGLEKVTGQYFSDCRVVEVSHSGQDDCTAKSLWDLSLEMVQLEVPPNSLKDSVHRSMSSLARGSPVRRNRTCVY
- the LOC138758222 gene encoding retinol dehydrogenase 12-like isoform X5; the encoded protein is MDGKTVVITGGGSGIGKETARELAQRGARVILACRDEVRGKQVARELREGTGNQEVVVTHLDLASLTSIRCFAEEMSHREGRLDVLVNNAGAPIGPRQVTEDGLELQMGVNHFGHFLLTLLLLDGLKCSAPSRVINVASRAHAIGKIRFNDINLMENYDPVLAHCTSKLANVLFTRELAEQMQGTGVTVNAVHPGVVWTDAMRSLICQQPLWVRLLVAPFYFCLKSPRQGAQTTIHCAVAPGLEKVTGQYFSDCRVVEVSHSGQDDCTAKSLWDLSLEMVQLEVPPNSLKDSVHRSMSSLARGSPVRRNRTCVY
- the LOC138758222 gene encoding retinol dehydrogenase 12-like isoform X2; the encoded protein is MTWILAFDPGFSVVLPTRCLAKAFRTLSRHLYIIAGLGLAGTSLLVLRKWTSGGSCRCTTRMDGKTVVITGGGSGIGKETARELAQRGARVILACRDEVRGKQVARELREGTGNQEVVVTHLDLASLTSIRCFAEEMSHREGRLDVLVNNAGAPIGPRQVTEDGLELQMGVNHFGHFLLTLLLLDGLKCSAPSRVINVASRAHAIGTGVTVNAVHPGVVWTDAMRSLICQQPLWVRLLVAPFYFCLKSPRQGAQTTIHCAVAPGLEKVTGQYFSDCRVVEVSHSGQDDCTAKSLWDLSLEMVQLEVPPNSLKDSVHRSMSSLARGSPVRRNRTCVY
- the LOC138758222 gene encoding retinol dehydrogenase 12-like isoform X4, encoding MTWILAFDPGFSVVLPTRCLAKAFRTLSRHLYIIAGLGLAGTSLLVLRKWTSGGSCRCTTRMDGKTVVITGGGSGIGKETARELAQRGARVILACRDEVRGKQVARELREGTGNQEVVVTHLDLASLTSIRCFAEEMSHREGRLDVLVNNAGKIRFNDINLMENYDPVLAHCTSKLANVLFTRELAEQMQGTGVTVNAVHPGVVWTDAMRSLICQQPLWVRLLVAPFYFCLKSPRQGAQTTIHCAVAPGLEKVTGQYFSDCRVVEVSHSGQDDCTAKSLWDLSLEMVQLEVPPNSLKDSVHRSMSSLARGSPVRRNRTCVY
- the LOC138758222 gene encoding retinol dehydrogenase 12-like isoform X3, giving the protein MTWILAFDPGFSVVLPTRCLAKAFRTLSRHLYIIAGLGLAGTSLLVLRKWTSGGSCRCTTRMDGKTVVITGGGSGIGKETARELAQRGARVILACRDEVRGKQVARELREGTGNQEVVVTHLDLASLTSIRCFAEEMSHREGRLDVLVNNAGAPIGPRQVTEDGLELQMGVNHFGHFLLTLLLLDGLKCSAPSRVINVASRAHAIGKIRFNDINLMENYDPVLAHCTSKLANVLFTRELAEQMQGTGVTVNAVHPGVVWTDAMRSLICQQPLWVRLLVAPFYFCLKSPRQGAQTTIHCAVAPGLEKVTGQYFRSLITMTHNNGHSTDP